A window from Kwoniella pini CBS 10737 chromosome 1, complete sequence encodes these proteins:
- a CDS encoding mitochondrial 54S ribosomal protein mL44, producing MSSLARPAFPPSLARRIAKRRPIPSKSIHTTSPILSIAPRPEPTALPPSTAISALISRLSLPSNDTSLHSKIVECLTHPSYHAAKNQLTEAEELEIVQDPSSSSSSSSSSSSINLETKGDNELLSNLGNSLLGLYASEYITNLYPYLPTQAIKNAITAYVGPSSCLSVGRELGISVQGGGNNGSLPGLGKGSNSSGLPIRWSKTFINSKNYKENFKGENIPSKGPEIVPVARRFKNFTEKKEEEGELNELENIGYKKGKRENFEDVVASTVRSFVGLIYQEQGIHSAREFVHGYFLSRSIDLTELFNFKNPFHMLSSVISSHLSSSGVPISKNQGIIEKRLLASTGLNSQSPLFLIGLFLPSGIKLSEGYGSSKSMAEYRAAKNALLSLYLIRSDSAEFSNNKIQNLPSTLYSSTSTNQHNFLFNGKILETSDELLEKEFKGSNWGGKEVIAESRDLKRTL from the exons atgTCTTCTCTCGCTCGACCTGCATTCCCTCCTTCCTTAGCTAGACGAATAGCCAAACGACGTCCTATTCCTTCAAAATCCATCCATACTACTTCACCTATACTTTCTATCGCTCCTAGACCCGAACCAACGGCTTTACCACCCTCAACAGCAATATCAGCCTTGATTTCCAGATTATCATTACCATCTAATGACACTTCTCTCCATTCTAAAATCGTCGAATGTTTAACTCATCCATCATATCATGCAGCtaaaaatcaacttacagaagctgaagaattGGAAATCGTACAAgatccttcatcttcttcatcatcatcatcatcttcttcatcaattaatttGGAAACAAAAggtgataatgaattattatcaaatttaggtaattcattattagGATTATACGCATCAGAATATATAACAAATTTATATCCTTATTTACCTACTCAAGCAATTAAAAATGCTATAACAGCTTATGTTGGACCTTCAAGTTGTTTAAGTGTAGGTAGAGAATTAGGTATATCAGTTCAAGGTGGTGGAAATAATGGATCATTACctggattaggtaaaggatcaaattcaagtgGATTACCAATTAGATGGTCAAAAAcatttataaattcaaaaaattataaagaaaatttcaaaggtgaaaatATACCTTCAAAAGGTCCTGAAATTGTACCTGTTGCTAGACgttttaaaaattttactgagaaaaaagaagaagaaggagaattaaatgaattagaaaatattGGAtataaaaaaggaaaaagggaaaattttgaagatgtagTCGCTTCTACTGTTAGATCATTTGTTGgattaatttatcaagaaCAA GGAATTCACTCAGCACGTGAATTTGTTCATGGTTATTTCTTATCAcgttcaattgatttaactgaattattcaatttcaaaaatccTTTTCATATGTTATCTTCTgtaatttcttctcatctttcttcatcaggagttccaatttcaaaaaatcaaggtataattgaaaaacGTTTATTAGCTTCAACAGGTTTAAATTCACAATCAcctttatttttaattggattatttttaccttctggaattaaattatcagaagGTTATGGAAGTTCAAAATCAATGGCAGAATATCGTGCTGCAAAAAATGCATTATTAAGTTTATATCTTATTAGATCTGATTCAGCGGAATTtagtaataataaaattcaaaatttaccAAGTACTTTATattcttctacttcaacGAACCAACATAACTTTTTATTTAATGGAAAGATTTTAGAAACATCTGATGAATTGTTAGAAAAGGAATTTAAAGGATCAAATTGGGGTGGAAAAGAAGTTATAGCTGAAAGTAGAGATTTAAAGAGGACTTTATAA